The genomic interval TTGCCGATACGGAAGGTACACCGGATGTAATCCTGTTTGCGAGTGGTTCGGAGATTCATCCATCCTTAGAAGCCAAGCATCTCTTGGAAGAGGAAGGCATAAAGGTAAGGCTTGTGAATATGGTCTCCTTTGAACTTTTTGAACTGCAGGATGAAAATTACAGGAAGGAAGTTATACCATCGGAAGTCAAAAAAAGGGTAGCGGTTGAGGCTGGAAGGAGCTTATGCTGGTACAGATACGTAGGGTGTGAAGGTTTAGTTATAGGTATAGATGAGTTTGGGAAATCCGCACCCGGTGATATCCTCATGGAGTATTTTGGATTTACAGCTGAAAATATTGCCAAAAGGGTAAAGGAGTTTTTCTTCAGATAATAGGTGCGTTACAAAAATTTATGGCACTTTCAGGTGAAAACTCGACGCATCTCAAAAGACATTCTTTTGAGCGATCAAGTACTTTGTAAAGGAGAGCTTCTTCCTCCTTATTAAAGGGAGAGAGGACATAACTGACTACTTGATTCTTATCTTTTGGTCTGCCTATACCCACTTTGAGTCTGGGAAACTTCTCCGTCTTTATCTCTCTTATGATGGACTCAATGCCGTGGTGTCCCCCACTACTCCCTTCGAGTTTGAGCCTTAACTTGCCCAATGGCAGATCAAGATCATCGTATATGACTATCATCTCCTCCGGTAGGATTTCATACTCTTCAAGCAAATTAACAACTGCAAGACCGGAGTTATTCATGTAAGTTTGAGGTTTTGCCAAGATCACTTCCCTCCCGTCTATCTTCGTCTTGTATAGATGTGATAAACACTCTTCCCGATGATCCTTCAGCTTGAGCTTTTTAATAAGCTCGTCAATAATCATAAAACCTACATTGTGACGTGTCTTTTCATACTTTTTACCGGGATTTCCCAGACCTACAAGTAGCTTTATCATCAGGCGGATGCTTCTTCGGTTGTCGTTTCCTCCACCTCTGGTTCAAGGACTACAGCAAGCACTTCTTCAGGTGAGTCCATTATTACGCATCCAGTTGGAGGTGCTATGTCTCTTACGTGAAGCACATCACCCAACCCCATATAGCTTACATCAACTGTAATTTTATCAGGTATACTGTCTACAGGTGCTTTCACCGTTAAGGTGTGCATCATGATCTCAAAAGTACCACCAAGCCCTACACCTGCAGGTACTCCAGCAAACTCTAAAGGCACTTCTACTTCAATCTCCTTAGTGTGAGATATGTCATAAAGGTCTACATGCATCGGGTTATCTCCCAGATAACCCATCTGGATATCCCTTAATAAACACACCTTTTTATCCCCGTCTATTTCCGCTTCTATAAGAAAGGCCTCTCCGTGAGGCAAAGCCATAAGTTCTTTCAAACTCACATAAGCGTGCTTATTTTCCACATCCTTACCATAAATTTCTACAGGTACGTAACCTTCCCTTCTCATGTTTTTTAGCTCGCTTTTTTTACCCAACCTTCTCGGGATCAACTTAAGCGATACCTTTTTCATGTTTACCTCCTTGTTTTTTTATGCAAATAGCGAACTTACCGATTCGCCTTCGTGTATCCTCTTTATAGACTCTGCAATGAGGGGAGCAACAGAAACTACCCTCAGCTTTTCGCACCGCTTTCCTTCTGTAGGAATAGTGTTGGTTACAATTACTTCCAGCAATGGAGAGGTATTTATTCTCTCTACAGCTGGACCCGACAGTATCGCGTGGGTGGCAACTACCGAAACGCTTACAGCACCCTTTGATATGAGTAAATTCGTTGCGGAGACTATCGTTCCAGCTGTATCTATCATATCATCAATTATTATAGCTTTTTTCCCATTAACATCACCTATGAGATCAAGCACTTCAGCTACGTTTGGTTCTGGTCTCCTCTTGTATATTATCGCTATACCACATCCAAGCTTGTTGGCAAGTCTCCTCGCCCTTTCCACACCTCCAGCATCTGGAGAAACCACTACCGTATTTTCGTCAACTTTATCTTTTAGATACTCGTAAAGAACGTTCAGAGCGTAAAGGTTATCAACGGGTATGTTGAAAAAACCCTGTATTTGGGGAGAATGAAGATCCACTACCACGAGTCTTTGAGCACCTGCAACCGTTATGAGATCAGCCAAAAGCCTCGCACTTATAGGTACACGTGGTCTGTCCTTTCTATCCTGCCTTGCATAAGCGTAGTACGGTATAACCGCTGTTATCCTACCTGCCGAAGCTCTTTTTAAAGCGTCAAGTATCAAAAGAAGCTCCATAATGTATTCGTTCACCGGAGGGCATAAGGATTGTATTATAAAAACATCCTCCCCTCTCATAGACTCGTTTATCTGAACCCTTATCTCACCGTCACTGAAACGGGAGACGATCATGTCTGATACGGATATACCGAGGTGATCGGCTACCTCCTTAACCAAAAGAGGATTACTGTTACCAGTCAAGAGCTTTATATTGCCCACCATAGTATCACCTCATAGTTTCAAAAGCTGGGGTGCCTGGACTCGAACCAGGAACCCCCGGATCCAAAGTCCGGTGCTCTGCCAGTTGAGCTACACCCCATCACAGCTTTTAACCTCGTAAAGTCGCCATCCGCGAAGGGCTGCACCTCTTTTTACCTCTTGAGAAGCTTCACCTATATAAAATATACACGAACCGCTACCACTCACCATAGGTCTGTAACCCAGGTACTTAAGAAATCTATAAGCTTCCTTCATTTCGGGAAATATCTCCATAGCGATCTCACCCAAACGATTTTCCATCACCTCAAAATTACCCTCTACCAAGCTCCTTATTATTTTATCATCGTCAATTTCGTGTGTCAACGAAGTATCTCTCACGGCATTGTAAACCTGTGAAGTAGAAACAGCTATATTCGGATACACAATAGTAATTTTCAGATCAAGATGATCAATAGGCTGCACTATGTCTCCCCTACCTCTTCCCACCGCTGTGCCACCATATAGAAAGAAAACCGCGTCGGATGAGATTTTTTTAGCTATTTCTTGGAGCTCCTCCATACTTAAAGGTTCTCCCAATATCTTGTTAACAGTTTTGAGAACTACTGCACAGTTGGAAGAGCCTCCTCCTAAGCCTGCGCCTTGCGGTATATTTTTCTGAATGTATACGCTCAGCTCAAGCTCTTTCCCGAGATATCTCTCCATGACTTTTAAAGCTTTGTAAACGAGATTCTCTTCCTGCGGTATTGAGTTACTCGTCTGAACCCTTAATGGTCCCTCTTTTATGAATATCTCATCAAAAAGAGATACACTGTGGTACACGGTGAATATTTCATGATAGCCATCAGTCCTCTTTTCCAAAAGCCATAAACCAAGATTTACCTTAGCAGGGGATAAAACCCGCATAGCTATATATATTATATTTAGGGCTTGAGATATGACGAGACTTTTTTCGGATGTACGCTTCCTTGATCCACAAAAGCACGGACAACTCAATTGGGAATGTTTAAAATCACGCTGTCCTTCAAGTTGTTGCAATGTTCCCGATCGCACTTTTGTGGTTCTTGAAGAGTTAGTACGGCTTTCAAAATACTTTCCTATAGTTATAACGGTAGAAGTGGATCATATAGGAAGGGAAGAAAAACTCCTATGCGCCTATTTCAGGCTCAAAGAGGACAAGAAGGGCTGTGTGTACTTGAAGGAAGGTTTAGGTTGTTTGATAGAGGAGGAAAAGCCATACACTTGCAGGCAGTACCCTTTCTTAATAAGAGAAAATTATCTGGCTGCGGACTTTACGTGTCCGGGATTTTCTCAAGACGTAGGCACACCTGTGTGGAATAAAGAAAGCATAAATCCATATTTTGAAAGCGATTTCTTCTTATACTCTCTGAAGCTTGAGGAAGGTAAAGCGCAAACTGAGGAATTCCTAAAGACACTTTTTGATCTTGACCTTATAGTAGGAGGAAAACTCACATACGAGACTATAGATGTGTCTTTCAATATGGTAGATGAAAAAAGGCTTTTGGAACTTCCAAAGGATATACTGAGGGAGTTTTATCATAGAGGATACTTGCGCCTGGTGTATGCACACCTCAACTCCCTTCAAAATTGGGAAAAGCTCATCAAAAGGTACCTAAAGCCTTGATCTGCTTTTCCATAAAAAGATGTTTAGCATCAAGGCCAAGGAGAAAGAGACAAAAGCGGGTACGAAGAGTATATACATCCCAAAACCGGTATGCCATCTTCCTTTATAGTAATTAAAGCAACTCAAAGGACCTTTCTCCACAGGAATGGTGAAGACTGTTATTCCTCCGCTAAGTTCCCTCAGAAATATATCAAGAAGCTCAAGGTTTTTTATTCCATCTATTTCCCAGAGTATATTACCTTTTGCATCTACACCTACAAGGAGAAGATCATGTTCGTATGCTCTTTTCGCTCTGCTCCACGAGTAGTGAAAGCCTACACGCTGTAAAAGCTCAGGAAGATTTTCTTTATCAATTACACCAAAAAACCAGTTTTTCTCTTTGTCCATATTTAATTCATAAGCCATCCTTTGCATATCCTCCAGATTGTCTCTTATGTCAAAACTCAAAACAACAAAGTTCACATTTTTCATATCTCTCACCTCATCCTTTATCATCAAAACATAGGGATAGCAAGCACCTGTGCATTTTGTATATACAAAGGTCAAAACCGCAGGGAGTAACTTCCTTAAACTTATATTACCGTAAGGTGTTTTTATAACATACTCACCTACGCTCTTCATGTAATAAGCTTCCCTGTTTAATCCCGCATATTCACCGAAAGACAAAGAAAAAAATAAAAGGAAAAACAGAAGCATTTATTCCCTCATGATCTTTAAACTTTTGCTAAGGGAGTAAATAAGGAATATAGCTGAAGATATAAATACTAAAAGGGCAAATCCAGCTCCCCAAAAGGCAAGAGTAGGTCCTACATGTATAAAATCCGGATACTTATCGACCCTTCTCATCACGGAAAAGGCACCCCCTAAATAGAACATAAATACAAAACCTGTACCACCTACTATATACATAGGTAAAAGTAGCTTAGGCGGTGAAAATTCACCAGCGTTTTCCCTTATAAACCAAGTTATGAAAGCTAAACTAAAAAGTACGTTGCCAAGAAGGTTGTAAGTGTGGAAGTGTGCAGGTACCCAAAGGGTATTGTGAAGCACAAAATTATTCATTATTGTGGCATCAAGGATCGCACCTATACCTCCAATAGCCCAAAAGAGGGTACCTAAGAAAAAAAGGGACATAGCTAAATTCCATCTTAAACCAGAACCATAAACTGTCGTTAACACGGTGAAAATAGTAACAGCAGCGGCAGGTATAGGTGCTACCCAAGAAGCTATCTGCCCTATGAATTGA from Hydrogenobacter sp. carries:
- a CDS encoding SapC family protein; translated protein: MTRLFSDVRFLDPQKHGQLNWECLKSRCPSSCCNVPDRTFVVLEELVRLSKYFPIVITVEVDHIGREEKLLCAYFRLKEDKKGCVYLKEGLGCLIEEEKPYTCRQYPFLIRENYLAADFTCPGFSQDVGTPVWNKESINPYFESDFFLYSLKLEEGKAQTEEFLKTLFDLDLIVGGKLTYETIDVSFNMVDEKRLLELPKDILREFYHRGYLRLVYAHLNSLQNWEKLIKRYLKP
- the pth gene encoding aminoacyl-tRNA hydrolase; the encoded protein is MIKLLVGLGNPGKKYEKTRHNVGFMIIDELIKKLKLKDHREECLSHLYKTKIDGREVILAKPQTYMNNSGLAVVNLLEEYEILPEEMIVIYDDLDLPLGKLRLKLEGSSGGHHGIESIIREIKTEKFPRLKVGIGRPKDKNQVVSYVLSPFNKEEEALLYKVLDRSKECLLRCVEFSPESAINFCNAPII
- a CDS encoding ribose-phosphate pyrophosphokinase; this translates as MVGNIKLLTGNSNPLLVKEVADHLGISVSDMIVSRFSDGEIRVQINESMRGEDVFIIQSLCPPVNEYIMELLLILDALKRASAGRITAVIPYYAYARQDRKDRPRVPISARLLADLITVAGAQRLVVVDLHSPQIQGFFNIPVDNLYALNVLYEYLKDKVDENTVVVSPDAGGVERARRLANKLGCGIAIIYKRRPEPNVAEVLDLIGDVNGKKAIIIDDMIDTAGTIVSATNLLISKGAVSVSVVATHAILSGPAVERINTSPLLEVIVTNTIPTEGKRCEKLRVVSVAPLIAESIKRIHEGESVSSLFA
- a CDS encoding 4-(cytidine 5'-diphospho)-2-C-methyl-D-erythritol kinase, which encodes MRVLSPAKVNLGLWLLEKRTDGYHEIFTVYHSVSLFDEIFIKEGPLRVQTSNSIPQEENLVYKALKVMERYLGKELELSVYIQKNIPQGAGLGGGSSNCAVVLKTVNKILGEPLSMEELQEIAKKISSDAVFFLYGGTAVGRGRGDIVQPIDHLDLKITIVYPNIAVSTSQVYNAVRDTSLTHEIDDDKIIRSLVEGNFEVMENRLGEIAMEIFPEMKEAYRFLKYLGYRPMVSGSGSCIFYIGEASQEVKRGAALRGWRLYEVKSCDGV
- a CDS encoding 50S ribosomal protein L25/general stress protein Ctc — protein: MKKVSLKLIPRRLGKKSELKNMRREGYVPVEIYGKDVENKHAYVSLKELMALPHGEAFLIEAEIDGDKKVCLLRDIQMGYLGDNPMHVDLYDISHTKEIEVEVPLEFAGVPAGVGLGGTFEIMMHTLTVKAPVDSIPDKITVDVSYMGLGDVLHVRDIAPPTGCVIMDSPEEVLAVVLEPEVEETTTEEASA